The following are encoded in a window of Armatimonadota bacterium genomic DNA:
- the prmA gene encoding 50S ribosomal protein L11 methyltransferase, whose product ARGRRPGIRLSGGAAHAMRWVEIAITTTPQAAEAVANILLETRVGGVQEETPRSGQVVLRAYLPVGPATDVTLRAIARRVRALPRVGLDIGPGRIRTRVVEDEGWAHAWKRYVRPRPVGRTLWITPTWEAEPPPPGRVVVSLDPGMAFGTGLHPSTRQCLEVLEDCLRGGEVVLDVGTGSGILAIAAARLGAARVVAVDVDPVAVEVATRNVVHNGVADRVEVRVGTFLRDVPEQGDLIVANLTADLHLEFVAEAAAHLRPGGRLAAGGIGADRCLEVEAVARACGWTVVERRAEEEWRCLVLARADSG is encoded by the coding sequence CGCCCGGGGGCGACGTCCGGGGATCCGCCTGAGCGGCGGTGCGGCGCACGCCATGCGGTGGGTAGAGATCGCCATCACCACGACCCCCCAGGCCGCCGAGGCGGTGGCCAACATCCTGCTGGAAACCCGCGTGGGAGGCGTCCAGGAGGAGACGCCCCGCTCCGGCCAGGTCGTGCTGCGGGCGTACCTGCCGGTCGGGCCGGCCACCGACGTGACCCTGCGGGCCATCGCCCGGCGCGTCCGGGCCCTGCCCCGGGTGGGACTGGATATCGGCCCCGGCCGCATCCGCACCCGCGTCGTCGAGGACGAGGGGTGGGCGCACGCCTGGAAGCGCTACGTGCGGCCGCGGCCCGTGGGGCGCACCCTGTGGATCACTCCGACCTGGGAGGCGGAGCCGCCGCCTCCGGGGCGGGTCGTGGTGAGCCTCGACCCGGGGATGGCGTTCGGCACGGGCCTGCACCCGTCCACCCGCCAGTGCCTGGAGGTGCTGGAAGACTGCCTGCGGGGCGGGGAGGTCGTCCTGGACGTCGGGACCGGATCGGGGATCCTGGCCATCGCCGCCGCCCGCCTGGGGGCGGCCCGGGTGGTGGCGGTGGACGTGGACCCGGTGGCGGTGGAGGTGGCCACCCGCAACGTGGTCCACAACGGCGTGGCCGACCGGGTCGAGGTGCGCGTGGGAACGTTCCTGCGCGACGTGCCCGAGCAGGGCGACCTGATCGTGGCCAACCTCACCGCGGACCTGCACCTGGAGTTCGTGGCCGAGGCCGCCGCGCACCTGCGCCCCGGCGGCCGCCTGGCGGCCGGCGGCATCGGCGCCGACCGGTGCCTGGAGGTGGAGGCGGTGGCCCGGGCCTGCGGGTGGACCGTGGTGGAGCGCCGCGCCGAGGAGGAGTGGCGGTGCCTGGTCCTCGCCCGCGCGGACTCCGGGTGA
- the argJ gene encoding bifunctional glutamate N-acetyltransferase/amino-acid acetyltransferase ArgJ has protein sequence MAVHASVVSLQAGGVTSPRGFLASGVHCGIKASRPDLALVVCERPATAAAVFTTNRVKAAPVLLSQQRIRSGRARAVVINSGNANACTGPRGLADAREMAALVAAGLGASEEEVLVASTGVIGVPLPMEALRRGIPQAVRALRPDGGDDAARAILTTDAFPKTAAARVEVGGVAVTVGGMAKGAGMIHPRMATTLGVITTDAAVTPPALQRALREAADGSFNRISVDGDTSTNDSLFCLASGMAGNPPLDEDSEGLAAFQAALDAVARELALMVVRDGEGTGRIGRLVVRGARSADDARRVAEAVMTSPLVKTALAGPEPNWGRIVAAAGRSGAEVDPDRFDVWIAGHLVARGGAAAGADLDAVAADMRRPEVEIVVDLRLGHGAWSGWFSDLTEAYVKTNAGYMS, from the coding sequence ATGGCGGTGCACGCGTCTGTCGTCTCCCTGCAGGCGGGCGGAGTCACCTCGCCCCGGGGATTTCTGGCGTCGGGCGTCCACTGCGGCATCAAAGCGTCCCGCCCGGACCTGGCCCTGGTGGTCTGCGAGCGCCCGGCCACGGCCGCGGCGGTGTTCACCACCAACCGGGTGAAGGCGGCGCCCGTCCTGCTGAGCCAGCAGCGCATCCGCTCGGGGCGGGCGCGGGCCGTGGTGATCAACAGCGGCAACGCCAACGCCTGCACCGGCCCCCGGGGCCTGGCCGACGCCCGGGAGATGGCCGCCCTGGTGGCGGCCGGGCTGGGCGCCTCCGAGGAGGAGGTGCTGGTGGCCAGCACCGGGGTCATCGGGGTTCCGCTGCCCATGGAGGCGCTCCGACGGGGCATTCCGCAGGCGGTGCGGGCCCTGCGGCCTGACGGAGGCGACGACGCCGCGCGGGCGATCCTCACCACCGACGCCTTCCCCAAGACCGCGGCCGCCCGGGTGGAGGTCGGCGGGGTCGCGGTGACCGTGGGCGGGATGGCCAAGGGGGCGGGGATGATCCACCCGCGCATGGCCACGACCCTGGGGGTGATCACCACCGACGCGGCGGTGACCCCGCCGGCGCTGCAGCGCGCCCTGCGCGAGGCCGCCGACGGTTCGTTCAACCGCATCTCGGTGGACGGCGACACCAGCACCAACGACTCCCTGTTCTGCCTGGCCAGCGGGATGGCCGGGAACCCGCCCCTGGACGAGGACAGCGAGGGGCTGGCGGCCTTCCAGGCCGCCCTGGACGCGGTGGCCCGGGAGCTCGCCCTGATGGTGGTGCGGGACGGGGAGGGCACCGGACGGATCGGGAGGCTCGTGGTGCGGGGAGCCCGTTCGGCCGACGACGCGCGCCGCGTGGCGGAGGCGGTGATGACCTCCCCCCTGGTGAAGACGGCGCTGGCGGGTCCGGAGCCCAACTGGGGCCGGATTGTCGCCGCCGCCGGCCGGTCGGGGGCGGAGGTGGATCCCGACCGCTTCGACGTCTGGATCGCCGGCCACCTGGTGGCCCGGGGCGGCGCCGCCGCGGGGGCGGACCTGGACGCCGTGGCGGCGGACATGCGGCGCCCCGAGGTGGAGATCGTGGTGGACCTGCGCCTGGGACACGGGGCGTGGTCGGGGTGGTTTTCTGACCTCACCGAGGCCTACGTGAAGACCAACGCCGGATACATGAGCTGA
- the argC gene encoding N-acetyl-gamma-glutamyl-phosphate reductase — protein sequence MAVRVSIIGASGYGGGELARLLVGHPRVRLTHVAADTRAGEPLAGLHPHLRGFTDAVTEPADAARIAADSDVVFLAVPPGRAMALAPALVERARVIDLGADFRFRDPQVYEQTYRMPHGCPHLLEQAAYGLTEFHRAEVRRARIVGNPGCYPTAALLAVVPLLQAGVVAPRGIVIDAKSGVSGAGRSASLETHFSEVNENVRPYQVTGHRHTPEIEQELLACAGHAVTVAFTPHLIPMTRGILVTAYLPLASDLTTEAATAVLQEAYAGEPFVRVLADGLPQTKATTGSNFCDVAVRVDRRAGVAVALAALDNLGKGASGQAVQNMNVMLGWPDTLGLETPGLFP from the coding sequence ATGGCGGTCCGGGTGAGCATCATCGGCGCATCGGGATACGGCGGGGGAGAGCTGGCCCGCCTGCTGGTGGGGCATCCCCGGGTGCGGCTCACCCATGTGGCCGCGGACACCCGGGCCGGCGAGCCCCTGGCCGGACTGCATCCCCACCTGCGGGGATTCACCGACGCCGTCACCGAGCCGGCGGATGCGGCCCGCATCGCCGCCGACTCGGACGTGGTCTTCCTGGCCGTGCCGCCGGGGCGCGCCATGGCCCTGGCGCCGGCGCTGGTGGAGCGCGCGCGGGTCATCGATCTCGGCGCGGACTTCCGGTTTCGGGACCCGCAGGTCTACGAGCAGACCTACCGGATGCCCCACGGGTGCCCGCACCTGCTCGAGCAGGCGGCCTACGGCCTCACCGAGTTCCACCGGGCGGAGGTCCGCCGCGCGCGGATCGTGGGCAATCCGGGATGCTATCCCACCGCGGCCCTGCTGGCGGTGGTCCCCCTGCTGCAGGCGGGTGTGGTGGCTCCGCGCGGCATCGTGATCGACGCCAAGTCCGGCGTGTCGGGGGCGGGGCGCAGCGCGTCCCTGGAGACGCACTTCAGCGAGGTCAACGAGAACGTCCGGCCCTATCAGGTGACTGGACACCGGCACACCCCCGAGATCGAGCAGGAACTTCTGGCCTGCGCCGGGCACGCGGTGACGGTGGCCTTCACCCCGCACCTGATCCCCATGACCCGGGGAATTCTGGTGACGGCCTATCTGCCGCTGGCGTCGGACCTCACCACCGAGGCGGCCACCGCGGTGTTGCAGGAGGCGTATGCCGGGGAGCCCTTCGTGCGGGTGCTGGCCGACGGCCTGCCCCAGACCAAGGCCACCACCGGCAGCAACTTCTGCGACGTGGCGGTGCGGGTGGACCGGCGGGCGGGCGTGGCCGTGGCCCTGGCGGCGCTGGACAACCTGGGCAAGGGCGCCAGCGGCCAGGCCGTGCAGAACATGAACGTCATGCTGGGGTGGCCCGACACTCTGGGGCTGGAGACCCCGGGACTGTTTCCCTGA
- the argB gene encoding acetylglutamate kinase: MRRSDASPAADARARTDSDPGASLAQALRYVRAWASRTVVVKYGGSIMDGEPADTLAEDLVLLQGAGVRPVLVHGGGPEITRMLDRLGKPSRFVNGLRVTDQETMDVVEMVLAGRANKALVARLAAAGGRAVGLSGKDGGLLRARPLAGPEDLGLVGEVEEVDPTVVRVLAEHGFIPVVASVGWGRDGRTYNLNADHAAAALAGALGAGKFIVLTDVPGILTGQPPQAEVLSTATAAQVRALVAEGVISRGMIPKVEACLTALEAGVPSAHIIDGRQPHGLLVELFTEQGIGTMITL, from the coding sequence ATGAGACGCTCCGACGCCTCCCCCGCGGCCGATGCCCGGGCGCGGACCGACTCCGACCCGGGCGCTTCCCTCGCCCAGGCCCTGCGCTACGTGCGGGCGTGGGCCTCCCGCACCGTGGTGGTGAAGTACGGCGGCAGCATCATGGACGGCGAGCCCGCCGACACCCTGGCCGAGGACCTGGTGCTGCTCCAGGGGGCGGGCGTCCGCCCGGTCCTGGTCCACGGCGGCGGGCCGGAGATCACCCGGATGCTGGACCGCCTGGGCAAGCCCAGCCGGTTCGTCAACGGGCTGCGGGTCACCGACCAGGAGACCATGGACGTGGTGGAGATGGTCCTGGCCGGACGGGCGAACAAGGCCCTGGTGGCGCGCCTGGCGGCCGCCGGCGGGCGGGCGGTGGGCCTGAGCGGCAAGGACGGCGGGCTGCTGCGGGCCCGGCCTCTGGCCGGGCCGGAGGACCTGGGCCTGGTGGGCGAGGTGGAGGAGGTGGACCCCACGGTGGTGCGGGTGCTGGCCGAGCACGGATTCATCCCCGTGGTGGCATCGGTGGGATGGGGGCGGGACGGCCGCACCTACAACCTCAACGCCGACCACGCGGCGGCGGCGCTGGCGGGAGCGCTGGGCGCCGGCAAGTTCATCGTGCTCACCGACGTCCCCGGCATCCTCACCGGCCAGCCGCCGCAGGCGGAGGTGCTCTCCACCGCCACCGCCGCCCAGGTGCGCGCACTGGTGGCCGAGGGCGTCATCTCCCGGGGGATGATCCCCAAGGTGGAAGCGTGCCTGACCGCCCTGGAGGCGGGGGTGCCGTCCGCCCACATCATCGACGGCCGCCAGCCCCACGGGCTGCTGGTCGAACTGTTCACCGAGCAGGGGATCGGCACCATGATCACCCTTTGA
- a CDS encoding 16S rRNA (uracil(1498)-N(3))-methyltransferase, which produces MTERDAPARRFFVPADRVAGDRVNFAREQARHIATVLRLRPGDRVVAFDGSGVDRVVELLTVTPAQVTGRVVEVRTGRTPPLTVVLVQGVPRGAKMDAVVRAGTELGVAEFIPLLAARAVPRAEGRVDRWRRIAREAAQQCRRSDVPAVHPPMSLAPALARIASCDLRLVLWEGETRRTLADALRDASPRRVALVVGPEGGLTAAEVEEARAQGALTVTLGPLILRTETAGLAAVAMLLYELVLRRSAVPPGP; this is translated from the coding sequence GTGACGGAGCGCGACGCGCCGGCGCGGCGGTTCTTCGTGCCCGCGGACCGGGTGGCCGGGGATCGCGTGAACTTTGCCCGGGAGCAGGCCCGCCACATCGCGACGGTCCTCCGCCTGCGCCCCGGCGACCGGGTGGTGGCGTTTGACGGCAGCGGCGTGGACCGGGTCGTGGAACTGCTCACCGTCACCCCCGCGCAGGTGACGGGCCGGGTGGTGGAGGTGCGGACCGGGCGCACGCCGCCCCTGACCGTGGTGCTGGTTCAGGGCGTACCCCGGGGCGCCAAGATGGACGCGGTGGTGCGGGCCGGCACGGAGCTGGGAGTGGCGGAGTTCATCCCCCTCCTCGCGGCCCGCGCCGTCCCGCGGGCGGAGGGGCGGGTGGACCGCTGGCGGCGCATCGCCCGCGAGGCGGCCCAGCAGTGCCGCCGCAGCGACGTGCCGGCGGTCCATCCGCCGATGTCGTTGGCCCCGGCCCTGGCGCGCATCGCTTCCTGCGACCTCCGATTGGTCCTGTGGGAAGGGGAGACCCGCCGCACCCTGGCCGACGCCCTCCGGGACGCATCGCCCCGGCGGGTGGCGCTGGTGGTGGGGCCGGAAGGCGGCCTGACCGCGGCCGAGGTGGAGGAGGCGCGGGCCCAGGGCGCGCTGACCGTCACCCTGGGACCGCTGATCCTGCGCACCGAGACCGCCGGGCTGGCGGCGGTGGCTATGCTCCTGTACGAGCTGGTCCTGCGCCGGTCCGCCGTCCCGCCGGGGCCCTAG